One Gadus morhua chromosome 1, gadMor3.0, whole genome shotgun sequence DNA segment encodes these proteins:
- the zbtb40 gene encoding zinc finger and BTB domain-containing protein 40 isoform X1 has product MDLTNYSRQLMQQLWALRTEGKFCDCTILVGDTPHTAHKLVLGATSMLFRSLLEGSDTISIDTAVVSSQEFACLLDLAYTGKLPTGKHNVSRVIASADSLQMYDVAVRCKNILSRLVGAQPRPAAAAAAVTTTQTEAQTQNQAEPQTQTEPQNQNLAEPQNQNQAEPQTQTEPQNQNQAERQNQNLAEPQNQNLAEPQNQNLAEPQNRNQAEPQNRNQAEPQTRNQAEPQTQTEPQTQNQAEPQTQTEPQQEVQAEPQTQTEPQVQIQAEPQTQAQAEPQVQTEPQVQIQAEPQTQAQAEVQVQVQAERGMPPAAHRASPAGDQVQEEAVKARLEGREEVEESPGHRRLAGSKRPGSVEAPSPKIPRMEVLGSNDRDVCVPRRLLRQLKESSEVVPPPWTAGALLERSGELLELLGGVASLAELLPRAAASCLEDQEREVVLGCCSGGATPTAAALLVARLREGLMSEAGTLALLAALQEESPAPWGAGLLALLEEVEPAAGSTTEDQDQEAGSDGTNEEVDKEADYEEEEDKDGSVKEEVKCEAAASGPDPDGPAPPQPYSCRWCKKGFAFKCRLRAHLKCCALSQEPKHQCPQCPQRLPTVRALQRHRGEAHPNAPQAKKKVACDLCGRTFAHPSGMIYHKRTEHFEEKPFACDECGTKFAANSSLKNHMRLHTGEKPYHCRHCDMSFSVAAALAYHTKKKHSEGKMYACQYCEALFAQSIELTRHVRTHTGDRPYVCRECGKGYSQASGLTVHLQTYHNILEPHDCQKCRLSFSSVEEHRKHLQDSHPRDFHKCPVCHKVFHSAAMLEKHKAMHSGMKPYSCDLCQKSYQQLSGLWYHNRTNHPEVYASQTSKSLKCLVQCDICFKFFPNASSLSSHQALEHAADSEGAAAVRCPYCPALLGGEEGLQEHCTSQHFSPGGTAFSCSLCPLLCPSQQQLQDHYLACHVEALVEQAGRGATVGGGGEEEVAEEEEEAFISDSAQEIPTEPLLDGAGSVLSLDPSQLAGSQQVFVALGGGAVAELSADMVAVNMDDLLNGTVTFICEDKP; this is encoded by the exons ATGGACCTGACGAATTACAGCAGGCAGCTCATGCAGCAGCTGTGGGCCCTGAGGACGGAGGGCAAGTTCTGTGACTGTACCATATTAGTGGGCGACACGCCTCACACCGCGCACAAGCTGGTCCTGGGAGCCACCAGTATGCTCTTCAG ATCTCTGCTGGAAGGCTCTGACACCATCTCTATCGACACGGCGGTGGTGTCGTCGCAGGAATTCGCCTGCCTGCTTGACCTGGCTTACACGGGCAAGCTGCCCACTGGAAAGCACAACGTCAGCCGCGTCATCGCCTCGGCAGACAGCTTGCAGATGTACGATGTGGCCGTGCGCTGCAAGAACATCCTCAGTAGGCTGGTCGGGGCCCAGCCCaggcctgctgcagctgctgctgctgtcaccaCCACCCAGACAGAGGCTCAGACCCAGAACCAGGCTGAACCTCAGACCCAGACTGAACCTCAGAACCAGAACCTGGCTGAAcctcagaaccagaaccaggctGAACCTCAGACCCAGACTGAAcctcagaaccagaaccaggctGAACGTCAGAACCAGAACCTGGCTGAACCTCAGAACCAGAACCTGGCTGAACCTCAGAACCAGAACCTGGCTGAACCTCAGAACCGGAACCAGGCTGAACCTCAGAACCGGAACCAGGCTGAACCTCAGACCCGGAACCAGGCTGAACCTCAGACCCAGACTGAGCCTCAGACCCAGAACCAGGCTGAACCTCAGACCCAGACTGAGCCTCAGCAAGAGGTCCAGGCTGAACCTCAGACCCAGACTGAACCTCAGGTCCAGATCCAGGCTGAGCCTCAGACCCAGGCCCAGGCTGAACCTCAGGTCCAGACTGAACCTCAGGTCCAGATCCAGGCTGAGCCTCAGACCCAGGCCCAGGctgaggtccaggtccaggtccaggccGAGAGGGGAATGCCACCCGCAGCACACAGAGCATCTCCAGCTGGAGACCaggtgcaggaggaggctgTGAAAGCCAGGCTGGAGGGCAGAGAGGAAGTAGAGGAGTCTCCTGGCCATAGGAGGCTTGCTGGGTCAAAGAGGCCGGGAAGTGTGGAAGCGCCAAGCCCTAAGATCCCTCGTATGGAAGTCCTGGGGTCCAACG ACCGGGACGTCTGCGTGCCCCGGCGACTCCTCCGTCAGCTGAAGGAGTCGTCAGAGGTGGTGCCTCCTCCCTGGACGGCCGGCGCTCTGCTGGAGCGCTCCGgggagctgctggagctgctgggggGTGTGGCCTCCCTCGCAGAGCTCCTCCCCCGGGCGGCGGCCAGCTGCCTGGAGGatcaggagagagag GTGGTGCTGGGGTGCTGCTCGGGGGGGGCCacgcccaccgccgccgccctgcTGGTGGCCCGGCTGAGGGAGGGGCTGATGAGCGAGGCCGGGACGCTGGCGCTGCTCGCCGCCCTTCAAGAGGAGTCTCCGGCCCCATGGGGGGCCGGCCTGCTGGCccttctggaggaggtggagcccgCCGCAG GGTCCACCACtgaagaccaggaccaggaggCAGGAAGCGATGGCACCAACGAAGAGGTAGACAAAGAGGCAGACtatgaagaagaggaagacaagGACGGGAGCGttaaggaggaggtgaagtgTGAGGCCGCCGCCTCAGGGCCGGACCCTGATGGCCCCGCCCCGCCACAGCCCTACTCCTGCCGCTGGTGCAAGAAGGGGTTTGCCTTCAAGTGCCGGCTCCGGGCTCACCTCAAGTGCTGCGCCCTGTCGCAGGAGCCCAAGCACCAGTGCCCCCAGTGCCCCCAGCGGCTGCCCACCGTGCGGGCCCTGCAGCGCCACCGCGGAGAAGCCCACCCCAACGCCCCGCAGGCCAAGAAGAAGGTGGCCTGTGACCTGTGCGGCCGCACCTTCGCCCACCCCTCTG gcatGATCTACCACAAGCGCACGGAGCACTTTGAAGAGAAGCCTTTTGCGTGTGACGAGTGTGGGACCAAGTTTGCTGCCAACTCGTCCCTGAAGAACCACATGCGGCTGCACACGGGCGAGAAGCCCTATCACTGTAGGCACTGCGACATGAGCTTCAGCGTGGCCGCCGCCCTGGCCTACCACACCAAGAAGAAGCACTCCGAgg gcAAGATGTATGCTTGCCAGTACTGCGAGGCCCTGTTCGCCCAGTCCATCGAGCTGACCCgtcatgtgcgcacacacacgggtgACCGGCCCTATGTGTGTCGCGAGTGTGGCAAAGGTTACAGCCAGGCGAGCGGGCTTACCGTCCACCTCCAGACCTACCACA ACATCCTGGAGCCCCACGACTGCCAGAAGTGCCGTCTGAGCTTCTCGTCAGTGGAGGAGCACAGGAAGCACCTCCAGGACAGCCACCCGCGTGATTTCCACAAGTGCCCCGTCTGCCACAAGGTGTTCCACAGCGCCGCCATGCTGGAGAAACACAAGGCCATGCACTCCGGGATGAAGCCCTACAGCTGCGACCTCTGCCAAAAATCCTACCAG CAACTGTCGGGCCTGTGGTACCACAACAGGACCAACCACCCGGAGGTGTACGCCAGCCAGACCAGCAAGTCCCTCAAGTGCCTGGTTCAGTGCGACATCTGCTTCAAGTTCTTCCCCAACGCCAGCAGCCTGAGCAGCCACCAGGCGCTGGAGCACGCCG CAGACTctgagggggcggcggcggtgcgCTGTCCCTACTGCCCCGCCCTGCTTGGTGGCGAGGAGGGGCTCCAGGAGCACTGCACCAGCCAGCACTTCAGCCCCGGGGGCACGGCCTTCAGCTGCTCCCTGTGCCCGCTGCTCTGCCCCAGCCAGCAACAGCTGCAGGACCACTACCTGGCCTGCCACGTGGAGGCGCTGGTGGAGCAGGCAGGCCGAGGGGCCAccgttggaggaggaggagaggaggaggtagcagaggaagaggaggaggccttTATCTCGGACAGCGCG caGGAGATCCCGACAGAGCCTCTTCTGGACGGAGCGGGGTCGGTTCTCTCCCTGGACCCATCGCAGCTGGCCGGCTCTCAGCAGGTGTTCGTGGCCCTGGGAGGCGGGGCCGTGGCAGAGCTGTCAGCAGACATGGTGGCCGTCAACATGGACGACCTGCTCAACGGCACTGTCACCTTCATCTGTGAAGACAAACCGTGA
- the zbtb40 gene encoding zinc finger and BTB domain-containing protein 40 isoform X3, producing MDLTNYSRQLMQQLWALRTEGKFCDCTILVGDTPHTAHKLVLGATSMLFRSLLEGSDTISIDTAVVSSQEFACLLDLAYTGKLPTGKHNVSRVIASADSLQMYDVAVRCKNILSRLVGAQPRPAAAAAAVTTTQTEAQTQNQAEPQTQTEPQNQNLAEPQNQNQAEPQTQTEPQNQNQAERQNQNLAEPQNQNLAEPQNQNLAEPQNRNQAEPQNRNQAEPQTRNQAEPQTQTEPQTQNQAEPQTQTEPQQEVQAEPQTQTEPQVQIQAEPQTQAQAEPQVQTEPQVQIQAEPQTQAQAEVQVQVQAERGMPPAAHRASPAGDQVQEEAVKARLEGREEVEESPGHRRLAGSKRPGSVEAPSPKIPRMEVLGSNDRDVCVPRRLLRQLKESSEVVPPPWTAGALLERSGELLELLGGVASLAELLPRAAASCLEDQEREVVLGCCSGGATPTAAALLVARLREGLMSEAGTLALLAALQEESPAPWGAGLLALLEEVEPAAGSTTEDQDQEAGSDGTNEEVDKEADYEEEEDKDGSVKEEVKCEAAASGPDPDGPAPPQPYSCRWCKKGFAFKCRLRAHLKCCALSQEPKHQCPQCPQRLPTVRALQRHRGEAHPNAPQAKKKVACDLCGRTFAHPSGMIYHKRTEHFEEKPFACDECGTKFAANSSLKNHMRLHTGEKPYHCRHCDMSFSVAAALAYHTKKKHSEGKMYACQYCEALFAQSIELTRHVRTHTGDRPYVCRECGKGYSQASGLTVHLQTYHNILEPHDCQKCRLSFSSVEEHRKHLQDSHPRDFHKCPVCHKVFHSAAMLEKHKAMHSGMKPYSCDLCQKSYQQLSGLWYHNRTNHPEVYASQTSKSLKCLVQCDICFKFFPNASSLSSHQALEHAADSEGAAAVRCPYCPALLGGEEGLQEHCTSQHFSPGGTAFSCSLCPLLCPSQQQLQDHYLACHVEALVEQAGRGATVGGGGEEEVAEEEEEAFISDSAEIPTEPLLDGAGSVLSLDPSQLAGSQQVFVALGGGAVAELSADMVAVNMDDLLNGTVTFICEDKP from the exons ATGGACCTGACGAATTACAGCAGGCAGCTCATGCAGCAGCTGTGGGCCCTGAGGACGGAGGGCAAGTTCTGTGACTGTACCATATTAGTGGGCGACACGCCTCACACCGCGCACAAGCTGGTCCTGGGAGCCACCAGTATGCTCTTCAG ATCTCTGCTGGAAGGCTCTGACACCATCTCTATCGACACGGCGGTGGTGTCGTCGCAGGAATTCGCCTGCCTGCTTGACCTGGCTTACACGGGCAAGCTGCCCACTGGAAAGCACAACGTCAGCCGCGTCATCGCCTCGGCAGACAGCTTGCAGATGTACGATGTGGCCGTGCGCTGCAAGAACATCCTCAGTAGGCTGGTCGGGGCCCAGCCCaggcctgctgcagctgctgctgctgtcaccaCCACCCAGACAGAGGCTCAGACCCAGAACCAGGCTGAACCTCAGACCCAGACTGAACCTCAGAACCAGAACCTGGCTGAAcctcagaaccagaaccaggctGAACCTCAGACCCAGACTGAAcctcagaaccagaaccaggctGAACGTCAGAACCAGAACCTGGCTGAACCTCAGAACCAGAACCTGGCTGAACCTCAGAACCAGAACCTGGCTGAACCTCAGAACCGGAACCAGGCTGAACCTCAGAACCGGAACCAGGCTGAACCTCAGACCCGGAACCAGGCTGAACCTCAGACCCAGACTGAGCCTCAGACCCAGAACCAGGCTGAACCTCAGACCCAGACTGAGCCTCAGCAAGAGGTCCAGGCTGAACCTCAGACCCAGACTGAACCTCAGGTCCAGATCCAGGCTGAGCCTCAGACCCAGGCCCAGGCTGAACCTCAGGTCCAGACTGAACCTCAGGTCCAGATCCAGGCTGAGCCTCAGACCCAGGCCCAGGctgaggtccaggtccaggtccaggccGAGAGGGGAATGCCACCCGCAGCACACAGAGCATCTCCAGCTGGAGACCaggtgcaggaggaggctgTGAAAGCCAGGCTGGAGGGCAGAGAGGAAGTAGAGGAGTCTCCTGGCCATAGGAGGCTTGCTGGGTCAAAGAGGCCGGGAAGTGTGGAAGCGCCAAGCCCTAAGATCCCTCGTATGGAAGTCCTGGGGTCCAACG ACCGGGACGTCTGCGTGCCCCGGCGACTCCTCCGTCAGCTGAAGGAGTCGTCAGAGGTGGTGCCTCCTCCCTGGACGGCCGGCGCTCTGCTGGAGCGCTCCGgggagctgctggagctgctgggggGTGTGGCCTCCCTCGCAGAGCTCCTCCCCCGGGCGGCGGCCAGCTGCCTGGAGGatcaggagagagag GTGGTGCTGGGGTGCTGCTCGGGGGGGGCCacgcccaccgccgccgccctgcTGGTGGCCCGGCTGAGGGAGGGGCTGATGAGCGAGGCCGGGACGCTGGCGCTGCTCGCCGCCCTTCAAGAGGAGTCTCCGGCCCCATGGGGGGCCGGCCTGCTGGCccttctggaggaggtggagcccgCCGCAG GGTCCACCACtgaagaccaggaccaggaggCAGGAAGCGATGGCACCAACGAAGAGGTAGACAAAGAGGCAGACtatgaagaagaggaagacaagGACGGGAGCGttaaggaggaggtgaagtgTGAGGCCGCCGCCTCAGGGCCGGACCCTGATGGCCCCGCCCCGCCACAGCCCTACTCCTGCCGCTGGTGCAAGAAGGGGTTTGCCTTCAAGTGCCGGCTCCGGGCTCACCTCAAGTGCTGCGCCCTGTCGCAGGAGCCCAAGCACCAGTGCCCCCAGTGCCCCCAGCGGCTGCCCACCGTGCGGGCCCTGCAGCGCCACCGCGGAGAAGCCCACCCCAACGCCCCGCAGGCCAAGAAGAAGGTGGCCTGTGACCTGTGCGGCCGCACCTTCGCCCACCCCTCTG gcatGATCTACCACAAGCGCACGGAGCACTTTGAAGAGAAGCCTTTTGCGTGTGACGAGTGTGGGACCAAGTTTGCTGCCAACTCGTCCCTGAAGAACCACATGCGGCTGCACACGGGCGAGAAGCCCTATCACTGTAGGCACTGCGACATGAGCTTCAGCGTGGCCGCCGCCCTGGCCTACCACACCAAGAAGAAGCACTCCGAgg gcAAGATGTATGCTTGCCAGTACTGCGAGGCCCTGTTCGCCCAGTCCATCGAGCTGACCCgtcatgtgcgcacacacacgggtgACCGGCCCTATGTGTGTCGCGAGTGTGGCAAAGGTTACAGCCAGGCGAGCGGGCTTACCGTCCACCTCCAGACCTACCACA ACATCCTGGAGCCCCACGACTGCCAGAAGTGCCGTCTGAGCTTCTCGTCAGTGGAGGAGCACAGGAAGCACCTCCAGGACAGCCACCCGCGTGATTTCCACAAGTGCCCCGTCTGCCACAAGGTGTTCCACAGCGCCGCCATGCTGGAGAAACACAAGGCCATGCACTCCGGGATGAAGCCCTACAGCTGCGACCTCTGCCAAAAATCCTACCAG CAACTGTCGGGCCTGTGGTACCACAACAGGACCAACCACCCGGAGGTGTACGCCAGCCAGACCAGCAAGTCCCTCAAGTGCCTGGTTCAGTGCGACATCTGCTTCAAGTTCTTCCCCAACGCCAGCAGCCTGAGCAGCCACCAGGCGCTGGAGCACGCCG CAGACTctgagggggcggcggcggtgcgCTGTCCCTACTGCCCCGCCCTGCTTGGTGGCGAGGAGGGGCTCCAGGAGCACTGCACCAGCCAGCACTTCAGCCCCGGGGGCACGGCCTTCAGCTGCTCCCTGTGCCCGCTGCTCTGCCCCAGCCAGCAACAGCTGCAGGACCACTACCTGGCCTGCCACGTGGAGGCGCTGGTGGAGCAGGCAGGCCGAGGGGCCAccgttggaggaggaggagaggaggaggtagcagaggaagaggaggaggccttTATCTCGGACAGCGCG GAGATCCCGACAGAGCCTCTTCTGGACGGAGCGGGGTCGGTTCTCTCCCTGGACCCATCGCAGCTGGCCGGCTCTCAGCAGGTGTTCGTGGCCCTGGGAGGCGGGGCCGTGGCAGAGCTGTCAGCAGACATGGTGGCCGTCAACATGGACGACCTGCTCAACGGCACTGTCACCTTCATCTGTGAAGACAAACCGTGA
- the zbtb40 gene encoding zinc finger and BTB domain-containing protein 40 isoform X2 — translation MDLTNYSRQLMQQLWALRTEGKFCDCTILVGDTPHTAHKLVLGATSMLFRSLLEGSDTISIDTAVVSSQEFACLLDLAYTGKLPTGKHNVSRVIASADSLQMYDVAVRCKNILSRLVGAQPRPAAAAAAVTTTQTEAQTQNQAEPQTQTEPQNQNLAEPQNQNQAEPQTQTEPQNQNQAERQNQNLAEPQNQNLAEPQNQNLAEPQNRNQAEPQNRNQAEPQTRNQAEPQTQTEPQTQNQAEPQTQTEPQQEVQAEPQTQTEPQVQIQAEPQTQAQAEPQVQTEPQVQIQAEPQTQAQAEVQVQVQAERGMPPAAHRASPAGDQVQEEAVKARLEGREEVEESPGHRRLAGSKRPGSVEAPSPKIPRMEVLGSNDRDVCVPRRLLRQLKESSEVVPPPWTAGALLERSGELLELLGGVASLAELLPRAAASCLEDQEREVVLGCCSGGATPTAAALLVARLREGLMSEAGTLALLAALQEESPAPWGAGLLALLEEVEPAAGSTTEDQDQEAGSDGTNEEVDKEADYEEEEDKDGSVKEEVKCEAAASGPDPDGPAPPQPYSCRWCKKGFAFKCRLRAHLKCCALSQEPKHQCPQCPQRLPTVRALQRHRGEAHPNAPQAKKKVACDLCGRTFAHPSGMIYHKRTEHFEEKPFACDECGTKFAANSSLKNHMRLHTGEKPYHCRHCDMSFSVAAALAYHTKKKHSEGKMYACQYCEALFAQSIELTRHVRTHTGDRPYVCRECGKGYSQASGLTVHLQTYHNILEPHDCQKCRLSFSSVEEHRKHLQDSHPRDFHKCPVCHKVFHSAAMLEKHKAMHSGMKPYSCDLCQKSYQQLSGLWYHNRTNHPEVYASQTSKSLKCLVQCDICFKFFPNASSLSSHQALEHADSEGAAAVRCPYCPALLGGEEGLQEHCTSQHFSPGGTAFSCSLCPLLCPSQQQLQDHYLACHVEALVEQAGRGATVGGGGEEEVAEEEEEAFISDSAQEIPTEPLLDGAGSVLSLDPSQLAGSQQVFVALGGGAVAELSADMVAVNMDDLLNGTVTFICEDKP, via the exons ATGGACCTGACGAATTACAGCAGGCAGCTCATGCAGCAGCTGTGGGCCCTGAGGACGGAGGGCAAGTTCTGTGACTGTACCATATTAGTGGGCGACACGCCTCACACCGCGCACAAGCTGGTCCTGGGAGCCACCAGTATGCTCTTCAG ATCTCTGCTGGAAGGCTCTGACACCATCTCTATCGACACGGCGGTGGTGTCGTCGCAGGAATTCGCCTGCCTGCTTGACCTGGCTTACACGGGCAAGCTGCCCACTGGAAAGCACAACGTCAGCCGCGTCATCGCCTCGGCAGACAGCTTGCAGATGTACGATGTGGCCGTGCGCTGCAAGAACATCCTCAGTAGGCTGGTCGGGGCCCAGCCCaggcctgctgcagctgctgctgctgtcaccaCCACCCAGACAGAGGCTCAGACCCAGAACCAGGCTGAACCTCAGACCCAGACTGAACCTCAGAACCAGAACCTGGCTGAAcctcagaaccagaaccaggctGAACCTCAGACCCAGACTGAAcctcagaaccagaaccaggctGAACGTCAGAACCAGAACCTGGCTGAACCTCAGAACCAGAACCTGGCTGAACCTCAGAACCAGAACCTGGCTGAACCTCAGAACCGGAACCAGGCTGAACCTCAGAACCGGAACCAGGCTGAACCTCAGACCCGGAACCAGGCTGAACCTCAGACCCAGACTGAGCCTCAGACCCAGAACCAGGCTGAACCTCAGACCCAGACTGAGCCTCAGCAAGAGGTCCAGGCTGAACCTCAGACCCAGACTGAACCTCAGGTCCAGATCCAGGCTGAGCCTCAGACCCAGGCCCAGGCTGAACCTCAGGTCCAGACTGAACCTCAGGTCCAGATCCAGGCTGAGCCTCAGACCCAGGCCCAGGctgaggtccaggtccaggtccaggccGAGAGGGGAATGCCACCCGCAGCACACAGAGCATCTCCAGCTGGAGACCaggtgcaggaggaggctgTGAAAGCCAGGCTGGAGGGCAGAGAGGAAGTAGAGGAGTCTCCTGGCCATAGGAGGCTTGCTGGGTCAAAGAGGCCGGGAAGTGTGGAAGCGCCAAGCCCTAAGATCCCTCGTATGGAAGTCCTGGGGTCCAACG ACCGGGACGTCTGCGTGCCCCGGCGACTCCTCCGTCAGCTGAAGGAGTCGTCAGAGGTGGTGCCTCCTCCCTGGACGGCCGGCGCTCTGCTGGAGCGCTCCGgggagctgctggagctgctgggggGTGTGGCCTCCCTCGCAGAGCTCCTCCCCCGGGCGGCGGCCAGCTGCCTGGAGGatcaggagagagag GTGGTGCTGGGGTGCTGCTCGGGGGGGGCCacgcccaccgccgccgccctgcTGGTGGCCCGGCTGAGGGAGGGGCTGATGAGCGAGGCCGGGACGCTGGCGCTGCTCGCCGCCCTTCAAGAGGAGTCTCCGGCCCCATGGGGGGCCGGCCTGCTGGCccttctggaggaggtggagcccgCCGCAG GGTCCACCACtgaagaccaggaccaggaggCAGGAAGCGATGGCACCAACGAAGAGGTAGACAAAGAGGCAGACtatgaagaagaggaagacaagGACGGGAGCGttaaggaggaggtgaagtgTGAGGCCGCCGCCTCAGGGCCGGACCCTGATGGCCCCGCCCCGCCACAGCCCTACTCCTGCCGCTGGTGCAAGAAGGGGTTTGCCTTCAAGTGCCGGCTCCGGGCTCACCTCAAGTGCTGCGCCCTGTCGCAGGAGCCCAAGCACCAGTGCCCCCAGTGCCCCCAGCGGCTGCCCACCGTGCGGGCCCTGCAGCGCCACCGCGGAGAAGCCCACCCCAACGCCCCGCAGGCCAAGAAGAAGGTGGCCTGTGACCTGTGCGGCCGCACCTTCGCCCACCCCTCTG gcatGATCTACCACAAGCGCACGGAGCACTTTGAAGAGAAGCCTTTTGCGTGTGACGAGTGTGGGACCAAGTTTGCTGCCAACTCGTCCCTGAAGAACCACATGCGGCTGCACACGGGCGAGAAGCCCTATCACTGTAGGCACTGCGACATGAGCTTCAGCGTGGCCGCCGCCCTGGCCTACCACACCAAGAAGAAGCACTCCGAgg gcAAGATGTATGCTTGCCAGTACTGCGAGGCCCTGTTCGCCCAGTCCATCGAGCTGACCCgtcatgtgcgcacacacacgggtgACCGGCCCTATGTGTGTCGCGAGTGTGGCAAAGGTTACAGCCAGGCGAGCGGGCTTACCGTCCACCTCCAGACCTACCACA ACATCCTGGAGCCCCACGACTGCCAGAAGTGCCGTCTGAGCTTCTCGTCAGTGGAGGAGCACAGGAAGCACCTCCAGGACAGCCACCCGCGTGATTTCCACAAGTGCCCCGTCTGCCACAAGGTGTTCCACAGCGCCGCCATGCTGGAGAAACACAAGGCCATGCACTCCGGGATGAAGCCCTACAGCTGCGACCTCTGCCAAAAATCCTACCAG CAACTGTCGGGCCTGTGGTACCACAACAGGACCAACCACCCGGAGGTGTACGCCAGCCAGACCAGCAAGTCCCTCAAGTGCCTGGTTCAGTGCGACATCTGCTTCAAGTTCTTCCCCAACGCCAGCAGCCTGAGCAGCCACCAGGCGCTGGAGCACGCCG ACTctgagggggcggcggcggtgcgCTGTCCCTACTGCCCCGCCCTGCTTGGTGGCGAGGAGGGGCTCCAGGAGCACTGCACCAGCCAGCACTTCAGCCCCGGGGGCACGGCCTTCAGCTGCTCCCTGTGCCCGCTGCTCTGCCCCAGCCAGCAACAGCTGCAGGACCACTACCTGGCCTGCCACGTGGAGGCGCTGGTGGAGCAGGCAGGCCGAGGGGCCAccgttggaggaggaggagaggaggaggtagcagaggaagaggaggaggccttTATCTCGGACAGCGCG caGGAGATCCCGACAGAGCCTCTTCTGGACGGAGCGGGGTCGGTTCTCTCCCTGGACCCATCGCAGCTGGCCGGCTCTCAGCAGGTGTTCGTGGCCCTGGGAGGCGGGGCCGTGGCAGAGCTGTCAGCAGACATGGTGGCCGTCAACATGGACGACCTGCTCAACGGCACTGTCACCTTCATCTGTGAAGACAAACCGTGA
- the cyb561d1 gene encoding putative transmembrane reductase CYB561D1: MPSDVEYSPLPAEGSGSGVQDFWLYVWMRRFSVIASHVIALGLTLLISLLSRPGTSLFSWHPVCMSFAYCLCLTEGVLLFSAEGSPFCFKSRQGKVRLHWFLQTLLLVASTTGATFIVASKNVSDLPHLASWHSLLGVGTLSSTLFQLAAGLCLLFPKCMRLPVSPQRLKLYHATCGLLVYLLATATVVSAMFSDWFSATVRGAAWWAFLLLPLFPAAVVMNQITNAYLPRKKISS; the protein is encoded by the exons ATGCCGTCCGACGTAGAGTACAGCCCGCTGCCAGCGGAGGGTTCGGGCTCCGGGGTCCAGGACTTCTGGCTCTACGTGTGGATGCGCCGGTTCTCCGTGATAGCCTCGCATGTCATTGCATTGGGTCTTACCCTGCTGATCTCTCTGTTGTCTCGTCCTGGAACAA GTCTGTTTTCCTGGCATCCTGTGTGCATGTCCTTTGCA tACTGCCTGTGCCTGACGGAGGGCGTGCTGCTGTTCAGCGCCGAGGGCAGCCCCTTCTGCTTCAAGTCGCGGCAGGGCAAAGTGCGCCTGCACTGGTTCCTCCAGacgctgctgctggtggcctcCACCACCGGCGCCACCTTCATCGTAGCCAGCAAGAACGTGTCGGACCTGCCCCACCTGGCGTCCTGGCACAGCCTGCTAGGCGTGGGCACCCTCAGCTCCACCCTCTTCCAGCTGGCCGCCGGGCTGTGCTTGCTCTTCCCCAAGTGCATGCGCCTCCCCGTGTCGCCGCAGCGGCTGAAGCTGTACCACGCCACCTGCGGCCTGCTGGTCTACCTGCTGGCCACGGCCACTGTGGTGTCCGCCATGTTCTCGGACTGGTTCAGCGCCACGGTGCGCGGGGCGGCCTGGTGGGCCTTCCTCCTGCTGCCGCTGTTCCCCGCCGCCGTGGTGATGAACCAGATCACCAACGCCTACCTGCCACGCAAAAAGATCAGcagctag